In Arctopsyche grandis isolate Sample6627 chromosome 13, ASM5162203v2, whole genome shotgun sequence, one DNA window encodes the following:
- the LOC143921575 gene encoding zinc finger MYM-type protein 1-like, whose product MLDETTDIASQSQLSTVFRYVKDGDIQERFLGFSDVSKNRTASGLSEHVFKLLEEFQCVDKLVAQGYDGAATFSGHLNGLQSLVKMKCPNAIFIHCYTHRLNLVLSQSVNFIKECKIFFKTLHSIPSFFAHSTKRMNALIESEVKKRFPSVSNTRWNYNSRIVNTVYENKLELVEFLNNIIDNPDNWDSNTFMTANGFVKVLECFDFSFQLEIFNDIFASTYTLFNILQSKSFDIKYRIDKVKEIISLLNEKRNDFILVYTTIKNDDNIESPRKRRRDDDTEKYLRLYNEIFDTTIRQMEVRFNDLKELSFIDLIDFKKISKFKASFPDEQFSSLKSKYQKFFNLSKLRSELMAVYSLSDFSGKTVTEIVKFLKETELADEAYSEIYKLSTLILTIPVSTLTVERTFSSLKRIKTSIRNAQGESRLSMLSMISIEKKLHEDIQNRRNFYDMVVQKFIEKGVLFL is encoded by the coding sequence TGAGCAAAAATCGTACAGCTTCGGGCTTAAGTGAACACGTCTTTAAATTACTTGAAGAATTTCAATGTGTAGATAAACTTGTAGCTCAAGGATATGATGGGGCCGCAACATTTTCTGGTCACTTAAATGGTTTGCAGTCGCTTGTGAAAATGAAGTGTCCCAATGCAATTTTCATTCATTGCTACACGCATCGACTAAATCTTGTACTATCTCAGtctgtaaattttataaaagaatgtaaaatatttttcaaaactttaCATAGCATTCCATCATTTTTTGCACATTCCACTAAGCGCATGAACGCATTGATTGAATCCGAAGTTAAAAAACGGTTTCCATCTGTTTCTAATACAAGGTGGAATTACAACTCCAGAATTGTTAACACAGTTTATGAAAATAAGCTTGAACTCgtcgaatttttaaataatattattgataATCCAGATAATTGGGATTCCAATACCTTTATGACTGCTAATGGCTTTGTAAAAGTGTTGGAATGTTTCGACTTTTCTTTccaattggaaattttcaacgaTATCTTTGCGTCGACATAcactttatttaatattcttCAGTCAAAATCTTTTGATATTAAATACCGCATAGATAAAGTTAAAGAAATAATCTCTCTTTTAAATGAAAAGAGAAATGATTTCATTTTAGTTTATACCACAATAAAAAATGATGATAATATCGAGTCACCAAGAAAAAGACGTCGAGATGATGATACAGAAAAGTATTTGCGACTCTATAATGAGATATTTGACACAACAATAAGGCAAATGGAAGTAAGATTTAATGACTTAAAAGAACTTAGTTTTATAGacttaattgattttaaaaaaatttctaaatTCAAAGCTTCGTTTCCTGACGAACAGTTTTCATCGCTGAAATCAAAGtatcaaaaattttttaatttgtcgaAATTGCGAAGTGAATTGATGGCCGTGTACAGTCTATCAGATTTTTCAGGCAAAACAGTCACAGAAATTGTTAAATTCTTAAAAGAAACAGAACTGGCTGATGAAGCATATTCTGAAATATATAAACTTTCTACCTTGATTTTGACTATTCCAGTAAGTACGTTAACAGTTGAACGCACTTTTTCATCTTTAAAGCGCATAAAAACGTCAATTCGCAATGCACAGGGTGAAAGCAGACTTTCAATGCTTTCAATgatatcaattgaaaaaaaattacatgaagATATACAAAATCGAAGAAATTTCTATGATATGGTAGTTcaaaaatttatagaaaaagGCGTTCTCTTTTTATAG